A single genomic interval of Salinarchaeum sp. IM2453 harbors:
- the secY gene encoding preprotein translocase subunit SecY yields MGWKEAAEPALSRMPVVRQPKSHVPFRRKLGWTAGVLLLYFFLTNVGLWGLADQVDLFGEFRTVLAGEQGSLMQVGIAPIVTASIVLQLLSGANLLGLDTTDPRDQVLYQGLQKVLVLVVTLLTAIPMVYAGFLQAGSVAGFPVWMVELLLVLQIFVGGAMILYMDEVISKWGVGSGVGLFIVAGVSQRLIGGFLSLEEGFFADWFSILTGQTEVQLTTSEGIWTLLFTTGQIVPLLTTVLVFVIVVYSESVRVEIPLSHARVKGARGRFPVKLIYASVLPVILVRAVQANIQFLGQIIDRVFDGAQPGWIASYTAEGQIDGGLFYYLSPVYQPEDWMWWTGQLAADVQWWQALVRLGFDFTFMIVGGAIFAIFWVETTNMGPESTAKQIQRSGMQIPGFRQDTGVVEKVMERYIPQVTVLGGALVGFLAVLANMLGTIGNVSGEGLLLTVSITYKLYEEIAEEQMMEMHPMMRQMFGNE; encoded by the coding sequence ATGGGATGGAAAGAGGCAGCTGAACCGGCGCTTTCGCGAATGCCCGTCGTTCGCCAGCCTAAAAGCCACGTTCCATTCCGGCGAAAGCTGGGATGGACGGCTGGCGTACTACTCCTATACTTCTTCCTGACAAACGTCGGGCTATGGGGGCTGGCTGACCAAGTCGACTTATTCGGTGAATTCCGAACTGTCCTTGCCGGTGAACAAGGATCGCTGATGCAGGTTGGTATTGCCCCAATTGTCACTGCAAGCATCGTACTCCAGTTACTTAGTGGGGCAAATCTCTTGGGTCTTGACACTACAGACCCCCGTGACCAAGTCCTTTATCAGGGGCTCCAGAAGGTCTTAGTGCTAGTTGTAACGCTATTGACCGCTATTCCGATGGTCTATGCTGGATTCCTTCAGGCTGGCTCAGTCGCTGGATTCCCTGTCTGGATGGTTGAGCTCCTGCTAGTCCTCCAGATCTTTGTTGGGGGGGCCATGATCCTGTACATGGATGAAGTAATCTCAAAGTGGGGTGTCGGTAGCGGTGTCGGTCTGTTTATTGTCGCTGGTGTCAGCCAACGACTCATCGGTGGATTCCTCAGTCTTGAAGAAGGATTCTTTGCTGACTGGTTCAGCATCCTTACTGGACAGACTGAGGTCCAGCTTACAACAAGTGAAGGTATCTGGACACTACTCTTTACCACTGGACAGATTGTTCCGCTACTCACGACAGTTCTAGTCTTCGTGATTGTCGTCTACTCTGAATCTGTCCGGGTGGAGATCCCACTTAGCCATGCCCGTGTCAAGGGCGCGCGCGGTCGCTTCCCAGTGAAGCTCATCTACGCAAGCGTCCTGCCGGTCATTCTGGTCCGTGCTGTACAAGCAAACATTCAGTTCCTTGGCCAGATCATCGACCGAGTCTTTGATGGAGCGCAACCCGGGTGGATTGCTTCCTACACAGCGGAAGGCCAGATTGATGGTGGGTTGTTCTATTATTTGTCTCCAGTTTATCAGCCGGAAGACTGGATGTGGTGGACAGGACAACTTGCTGCGGATGTCCAGTGGTGGCAGGCACTTGTCCGCTTAGGGTTTGACTTCACCTTCATGATTGTTGGTGGTGCAATATTTGCCATCTTCTGGGTTGAAACGACGAACATGGGACCAGAATCAACTGCAAAACAAATCCAGCGCTCTGGTATGCAAATTCCTGGCTTCCGTCAGGACACCGGCGTCGTTGAGAAAGTCATGGAGCGATACATCCCACAAGTAACCGTTCTTGGTGGTGCTCTGGTTGGATTCCTTGCTGTCTTGGCAAACATGCTTGGCACCATTGGGAACGTCTCCGGTGAGGGACTACTCCTGACTGTCTCAATTACATACAAACTCTATGAGGAAATTGCCGAAGAGCAGATGATGGAGATGCATCCGATGATGCGCCAGATGTTCGGCAACGAATAA
- a CDS encoding adenylate kinase, translating into MSKPKLTLLGAPGAGKGTQSSNLVEEYDIDHITTGDALRNNKDMETEYGTPREYMEAGELVPDPVVDEIVEAALADADGFVLDGYPRNLSQAEHLESITDLDAVVYFEVSEDELLTRLTGRRVCDNCGTNYHVEYNPPEEEGICDECGSDLIQRDDDTEETAKERLRVFEENTMPVVEYFEDTDSFVTVDGEQAPDEVWADLCDAVEAQF; encoded by the coding sequence ATGAGCAAACCGAAGCTCACATTGCTTGGTGCACCGGGTGCAGGTAAAGGAACACAGAGTTCAAATCTCGTTGAGGAGTACGATATTGATCACATTACAACGGGTGACGCACTCCGTAATAACAAAGACATGGAAACAGAGTACGGGACTCCGCGTGAGTATATGGAGGCTGGTGAACTTGTGCCTGATCCTGTTGTTGACGAAATCGTTGAAGCTGCGCTCGCTGATGCTGACGGATTCGTACTTGATGGATACCCTCGAAATCTTTCTCAGGCAGAGCACTTGGAATCGATCACTGACCTTGATGCGGTTGTCTACTTTGAGGTAAGTGAAGATGAACTCCTAACTCGACTTACTGGACGCCGTGTCTGTGATAACTGCGGTACAAATTATCATGTCGAATACAACCCGCCAGAAGAAGAGGGAATCTGTGATGAGTGTGGTAGCGATCTCATACAGCGTGATGATGACACAGAGGAGACAGCAAAGGAACGTCTTCGTGTCTTTGAAGAAAACACAATGCCTGTTGTTGAGTACTTTGAGGATACTGACTCGTTTGTAACTGTTGACGGTGAACAGGCTCCTGATGAAGTATGGGCCGACCTTTGTGATGCTGTAGAGGCACAGTTCTAA
- a CDS encoding DUF106 domain-containing protein, whose product MPRTAEKVRNLLEDGEEMEEALRTVKQAADENDGEVAWEDVNEEIDSGQWGRIIEVGILESTENGFRFRYPDEVDDILGADDIESAIDLDLPDLKFGDTGWTKWDKAAAATAGVMIIGYYFDPLQNLIGGTVDIFLGPFANTLPFFMVIFIAALITALFSTLLYSHLVDEEIMDAFRTRMNAIQDKKQKAQEAGDEEAIDYFEDKQMDMMTDQIEMFKAQFRPMAWIMLLVIPIFLWIWWMAGQGTIGQEQFDAVYPIAGTIEDWNDGIIGPLRSWIVWYIVCSISLSQILRKMLNIRMMQ is encoded by the coding sequence ATGCCACGAACAGCTGAGAAAGTACGCAACTTGCTTGAAGATGGCGAAGAGATGGAAGAGGCTCTTCGCACAGTGAAGCAGGCTGCGGATGAAAATGATGGAGAAGTTGCGTGGGAAGACGTTAATGAAGAGATTGATAGCGGTCAGTGGGGTCGTATCATTGAAGTTGGCATTCTCGAAAGCACGGAGAATGGTTTTCGATTTCGATACCCGGATGAAGTCGATGATATCCTTGGTGCCGATGACATTGAATCTGCAATCGACCTTGACCTGCCGGATCTCAAATTCGGTGATACTGGGTGGACCAAGTGGGACAAGGCAGCTGCGGCTACCGCTGGTGTGATGATTATTGGATACTACTTTGATCCTTTACAGAACCTTATCGGCGGTACTGTCGATATTTTCCTCGGACCGTTCGCTAATACGCTCCCATTTTTCATGGTGATCTTTATTGCAGCGCTGATCACGGCGCTGTTTTCAACGCTACTGTATTCACACCTTGTAGATGAAGAGATTATGGATGCATTCCGGACCCGTATGAATGCCATTCAGGACAAAAAACAAAAAGCACAGGAAGCGGGTGATGAGGAGGCAATCGATTACTTTGAAGATAAGCAGATGGATATGATGACCGACCAGATCGAAATGTTCAAAGCTCAGTTTCGACCAATGGCGTGGATTATGCTTCTCGTCATCCCAATTTTCCTTTGGATCTGGTGGATGGCCGGACAGGGAACCATCGGGCAAGAACAATTCGATGCTGTGTACCCAATTGCTGGTACTATCGAAGATTGGAATGACGGCATTATCGGTCCCCTACGGAGCTGGATTGTCTGGTACATCGTCTGCTCTATTAGCCTCTCTCAAATCCTTCGGAAGATGCTCAATATCCGAATGATGCAATAA
- a CDS encoding PUA domain-containing protein, whose amino-acid sequence MTDTSLTQSEFQHIRTTADYQFGSGAGQSLFPDRTELRVRRTRSDRISQVHTEETRLVTQRTDGRFTLSVAAGRRLLAAQAPLNNCVTVGNESVPYVKDGKNAFAKFVTDVNDEVRDGDEVLVVNDDELLGVGRAELSADAMRAFKTGMAVKIREGSG is encoded by the coding sequence ATGACTGATACATCCCTCACACAATCTGAGTTCCAGCATATACGAACAACTGCAGACTATCAATTTGGCAGCGGTGCTGGTCAATCCCTTTTTCCGGACCGGACGGAATTACGTGTCCGACGAACCCGATCTGATCGCATTTCACAAGTTCACACTGAAGAAACCCGACTTGTTACACAGCGAACCGATGGCCGGTTTACACTTTCTGTCGCTGCTGGTCGTCGTCTTCTTGCCGCTCAGGCCCCGCTAAACAACTGTGTTACCGTAGGCAATGAAAGCGTCCCCTATGTCAAAGATGGGAAAAATGCGTTTGCAAAGTTCGTAACGGATGTCAATGACGAGGTTCGAGATGGCGACGAGGTACTTGTCGTTAATGATGACGAACTTCTTGGAGTTGGCCGTGCAGAACTGTCTGCTGATGCAATGCGGGCATTCAAGACGGGGATGGCGGTTAAAATCCGAGAAGGATCCGGATAG
- a CDS encoding nascent polypeptide-associated complex protein, translated as MFGGGGGGLDPRKMEQMMKQMGIDVDSVDATEVIIRVDEDTELVFDSPQVTKMDARGQNTYQVVGSPEERDRTDTDTQTETVDIPDEDVEMVAMRADVDEETAREALKQNDGDLAAAVAELE; from the coding sequence ATGTTCGGAGGCGGCGGTGGCGGACTAGATCCGCGCAAGATGGAACAAATGATGAAACAGATGGGAATCGATGTTGATTCTGTTGATGCAACAGAAGTAATTATTCGTGTTGATGAGGATACGGAACTTGTTTTCGACTCCCCACAAGTTACGAAGATGGACGCTCGAGGACAAAATACATACCAGGTTGTTGGTTCTCCCGAAGAACGAGACCGTACCGACACAGATACCCAAACCGAAACAGTCGACATTCCTGATGAAGATGTTGAAATGGTTGCTATGCGAGCCGATGTTGATGAGGAAACAGCTCGCGAGGCGCTTAAACAAAATGACGGCGACTTAGCTGCTGCCGTCGCTGAATTGGAGTAG
- a CDS encoding tRNA (adenine-N1)-methyltransferase yields MTVLLVRENREYLLNPGDTLETDLGILELPEDISPGDTVETHLGKEFIAQQLRGPDLFEHFERTGAPMIPRDIGLILGETGVSTGDRVLDAGTGTGVLAAYCARSGAYVTTYEIDQEFADVARENMELGGVSDRVDVRTGDIVDAVSAITDQYDVLTLDTADAPEVIKHAPDVVAEGGAIAVYTPFVEDARNVAETANDVGLRNIETVETIQREMDFDDRGSRPSTRGVGHTGYITFARH; encoded by the coding sequence GTGACCGTATTACTCGTTCGTGAGAACCGTGAATACCTCCTTAATCCTGGGGATACCCTAGAAACGGATCTAGGAATCCTTGAACTTCCTGAGGATATCTCCCCGGGAGATACTGTTGAGACACATCTGGGTAAAGAATTCATTGCTCAACAACTTCGGGGTCCTGATCTGTTTGAGCATTTCGAACGCACCGGTGCCCCAATGATCCCGCGAGATATTGGGCTTATCCTTGGAGAAACTGGAGTATCTACAGGCGACAGAGTCCTTGATGCTGGTACTGGGACTGGGGTGCTTGCTGCATATTGCGCGCGTTCTGGCGCATACGTGACCACTTACGAAATTGACCAAGAGTTTGCTGACGTTGCGCGCGAGAATATGGAGCTTGGTGGAGTCTCTGATCGCGTTGATGTTCGGACAGGTGATATTGTTGATGCAGTCTCTGCAATTACTGACCAGTATGATGTACTCACGCTTGATACTGCAGATGCCCCCGAGGTAATAAAGCATGCTCCAGACGTAGTTGCTGAAGGCGGAGCAATTGCTGTTTATACACCATTTGTTGAAGATGCTAGAAATGTCGCTGAAACTGCTAATGATGTCGGGCTACGAAATATTGAAACTGTAGAAACAATCCAACGCGAGATGGACTTTGACGATCGAGGCTCTCGTCCTTCGACCCGAGGCGTTGGTCATACAGGATATATTACCTTCGCCCGCCACTAG
- a CDS encoding transcription factor S, producing MEFCDECGSMMKAEDELWICSSCGNKQPKDPDADYVITDDQEVSEVIETGETDSGLPTTETECPECGNNRAHWYMQQIRAADESETRFFVCTECEHKWREDDH from the coding sequence ATGGAATTCTGCGACGAATGTGGATCAATGATGAAAGCCGAAGACGAGTTGTGGATCTGTAGTAGCTGTGGCAACAAGCAGCCAAAAGATCCTGACGCTGATTACGTTATAACAGATGATCAAGAAGTGAGTGAAGTGATCGAGACCGGAGAGACAGATAGTGGATTGCCTACGACAGAGACTGAGTGTCCAGAGTGTGGGAATAACCGAGCACACTGGTATATGCAACAGATTCGTGCGGCTGACGAATCTGAGACCCGATTTTTCGTCTGTACAGAGTGCGAGCACAAGTGGCGGGAAGACGACCACTAA
- a CDS encoding DUF5787 family protein — translation MRDNPTKERRSSRIDWNQEFSFELAICLWAEQNWPPSRDGSEKFLVGRQIGTKRRRWDTVLVKTTSEQLQQRNKFGSQEFDQQQLHILKNAPQTWAWYREALPEPEYPWRYIREEIHRLANWGTIETRKQSNKIEIRRKWEYPSWIDRIVAIENKPDLDASAAKNLTAQLKHDIALGLADEAWVATRVTEDETEPVLFADLPVEAGAMTFNPSQMTAEVHWYPRQLAVDQVGTRIKHLSDDQNKPTCEFSYASFEWKEQQRAEIAERVYARGWRSYIDIMQPDCKHFELQEYSGGMLPDCKYYGPCQRSRKCKQSCKEFEPEPPQWRTQGWPISGGPGIRFQEILEQRRQRSREHHSNDE, via the coding sequence ATGAGAGACAACCCAACAAAAGAGCGGAGAAGTAGCCGTATTGATTGGAACCAGGAGTTCTCGTTTGAACTTGCTATTTGTCTTTGGGCAGAACAAAACTGGCCACCAAGCCGTGACGGTTCTGAGAAATTTCTCGTTGGAAGACAGATTGGAACAAAGAGACGCCGCTGGGACACTGTGCTTGTCAAGACAACCAGCGAACAGTTACAGCAACGAAACAAGTTTGGATCACAAGAGTTTGACCAACAACAGCTGCATATACTAAAGAATGCACCTCAAACATGGGCATGGTATCGAGAAGCACTTCCGGAGCCAGAGTATCCGTGGCGATATATTCGTGAAGAGATTCATCGGCTAGCAAACTGGGGTACTATAGAGACACGAAAGCAAAGCAACAAAATAGAGATTCGGAGAAAGTGGGAGTATCCGTCGTGGATCGACCGGATTGTTGCAATTGAAAATAAACCGGATTTAGATGCAAGTGCTGCTAAGAATCTAACAGCCCAATTGAAACACGATATCGCATTAGGACTAGCTGATGAAGCATGGGTAGCAACACGAGTAACTGAGGATGAGACTGAACCAGTACTGTTTGCAGACCTCCCTGTTGAAGCAGGTGCAATGACATTTAATCCATCACAAATGACAGCTGAAGTACACTGGTACCCTCGTCAATTAGCCGTAGATCAAGTAGGAACGCGGATCAAGCATCTGTCAGACGACCAAAATAAACCCACATGTGAGTTCTCGTATGCTTCTTTCGAATGGAAAGAGCAACAGAGAGCCGAAATTGCAGAAAGAGTATATGCCCGAGGATGGCGGTCATATATTGATATAATGCAACCTGACTGCAAACATTTTGAGTTACAAGAATACTCCGGCGGGATGTTACCAGATTGTAAGTACTATGGACCTTGTCAGCGGTCACGGAAATGCAAACAAAGCTGTAAGGAATTTGAGCCGGAACCTCCACAGTGGAGGACACAAGGTTGGCCAATATCGGGAGGACCAGGGATAAGGTTCCAGGAAATATTGGAGCAGCGGCGACAGCGTAGTCGTGAGCATCATTCGAACGATGAATAG
- a CDS encoding bis(5'-nucleosyl)-tetraphosphatase encodes MAVDATSAGAILFRDTRGQREYLLLKSRPGDWEFPKGGVENDEELQQTAIREVKEETGIEQFRLLDGFREDYSYVFQAGGKTIHKTVHLFIAESFEASAELSKEHRDHQWRDYEQAVNTITQDGPKEIFKKAHRFIDKEHR; translated from the coding sequence ATGGCAGTTGATGCAACGAGTGCTGGGGCAATTCTTTTTCGAGATACCCGGGGACAACGTGAGTATTTACTTTTGAAAAGTCGGCCGGGTGACTGGGAATTTCCCAAAGGAGGCGTTGAAAATGATGAGGAACTACAGCAAACCGCTATCAGAGAAGTAAAAGAAGAGACTGGGATTGAACAGTTCCGGCTCTTGGATGGATTTAGAGAGGACTACAGCTATGTGTTTCAAGCAGGTGGAAAGACAATTCACAAAACGGTACATCTGTTTATTGCTGAGTCGTTTGAGGCGTCCGCGGAGTTATCGAAAGAACATCGAGATCACCAGTGGAGAGATTACGAACAAGCAGTAAACACGATTACACAAGATGGTCCCAAGGAGATTTTCAAGAAGGCCCATCGGTTTATTGACAAAGAACATCGGTGA
- a CDS encoding serine/threonine-protein kinase RIO2 has product MVQNVAGIIAELESEDIYLLSGLEQGMRFSEWVQKSKLPEFAGLTPEEVDYRIDRCLDRELIERKTIQYEGYRLKFEGYDALALHTFAERETIDGVGTSLGVGKESDVYEARSYRPLALKYHREGITEFREVNRERNYTADHEHVSWMYTARKAAEQEYAALQDLYPEVSVPRPIDHNRHAIVMEKMTGVELSQTQLDDDQVLPVLSLIIEELAAAYQQNRVHADISEYNIFISEDGITIFDWPQSVSADHANAPELLERDLENIIGYFSRKYPNNVENIDVKEVKQAVIDDEFTTVEACQSGCQSV; this is encoded by the coding sequence ATGGTTCAGAACGTCGCCGGGATTATTGCTGAGCTTGAGTCTGAAGATATCTATCTTCTTTCTGGGCTGGAACAGGGGATGCGCTTCTCGGAGTGGGTGCAAAAAAGTAAACTACCAGAGTTTGCCGGCCTTACTCCCGAAGAAGTGGACTACCGAATTGACCGGTGCTTAGACCGAGAACTGATAGAAAGAAAGACCATTCAATACGAGGGGTACCGACTCAAGTTTGAGGGCTATGACGCTTTAGCACTTCACACATTTGCAGAACGCGAAACAATCGACGGTGTCGGAACTTCTCTTGGTGTGGGGAAAGAAAGCGATGTCTACGAAGCCAGATCATACCGACCACTTGCACTGAAGTATCATCGTGAAGGGATAACGGAATTTCGGGAGGTCAATCGGGAGCGAAATTATACTGCTGATCATGAGCATGTCTCATGGATGTATACCGCTCGCAAAGCGGCAGAACAAGAGTATGCTGCCCTTCAAGATCTCTACCCAGAGGTATCTGTCCCACGGCCAATAGACCATAATCGACACGCCATTGTCATGGAGAAAATGACTGGTGTAGAACTCTCTCAGACACAACTAGATGATGATCAAGTGCTTCCTGTACTGAGTCTCATTATTGAAGAGCTGGCTGCAGCCTATCAACAAAACCGTGTACATGCTGATATTAGCGAGTACAATATCTTTATCTCTGAGGACGGGATTACTATCTTTGACTGGCCACAGTCAGTTAGTGCTGACCACGCAAATGCTCCTGAACTACTGGAAAGGGATCTTGAGAACATCATCGGATACTTCAGCCGTAAATACCCAAACAATGTCGAAAATATTGATGTCAAAGAAGTAAAGCAGGCAGTTATCGATGACGAGTTTACTACTGTTGAGGCGTGTCAAAGTGGATGTCAATCTGTATAG
- a CDS encoding 50S ribosomal protein L15e, whose amino-acid sequence MARSFYSHIKDAWQDPDDGKLAELQWQRKQTWRDEPAIKRIDRPTRLDKARELGYKAKQGVIVVRASVRKGTARKSRFRAGRRSKRQGVNRITRRKNIQRIAEERSTRKFPNLRVLNSYPVGEDGSQKWFEIILVDPNHPAIENDDDLSWICDDSQQGRAFRGKTNAGRSNRGLRTRGKGAENVRPSRN is encoded by the coding sequence ATGGCGCGAAGCTTCTACTCACATATCAAGGACGCATGGCAAGATCCAGACGATGGAAAGCTTGCCGAGCTGCAGTGGCAACGAAAACAAACATGGCGTGATGAACCAGCAATCAAGCGAATTGATCGCCCAACACGACTTGACAAAGCTCGTGAACTGGGTTATAAAGCAAAGCAAGGCGTGATTGTCGTTCGAGCAAGTGTCCGGAAGGGTACTGCTCGAAAGAGTCGATTCCGTGCCGGTCGCCGATCCAAACGCCAGGGAGTTAATCGGATCACTCGTCGAAAAAATATTCAGCGGATAGCAGAAGAGCGATCTACTCGAAAGTTCCCAAATCTACGAGTCCTCAATAGCTACCCAGTCGGAGAAGACGGTTCGCAGAAATGGTTTGAGATCATTCTTGTAGATCCAAACCATCCAGCAATCGAGAATGATGATGATCTCAGTTGGATCTGTGATGACTCCCAGCAGGGTCGGGCTTTCCGAGGTAAGACAAATGCTGGCCGGTCAAACCGCGGACTTCGTACCCGGGGTAAAGGTGCTGAAAACGTTCGACCGAGCCGTAACTAG
- the thiD gene encoding bifunctional hydroxymethylpyrimidine kinase/phosphomethylpyrimidine kinase, with amino-acid sequence MRNSLPQSQPVTLTIAGSDSGGGAGIQADLQAIAATGAFGTSAITAVTAQNTQGVEDTHVLPPEQVQAQITAVLDDFDVDAIKTGMLATAEVIDAVADVVADYDIPMVVDPVMIAATGDRLLSEDAEDSYYTLFEHADIITPNADEAETLAKTHINDNDSAIEAGRELLESGTGAVLLKGGHIATDPVEDILITDTDVTVFTHPRVNTSASHGSGCALAASIAGRLSHGQDIHSAVDEATSFLGRAIRYHYDIGEGSGAVNHLVDLRNRATKTKTQSTVSSLVNEIAEISPRKLIPEVGMTVVGATPYAESVEDIAGVDGRINRTVSGISTDSGVRFGASSHASRFLLSAREYNPNLRFALNARYGSDVMTALTDTSWSIAEASPVETDDHQQRIQHLVDETFDDSTSPNVVVDRGGMYSEPLCWLLTENPQPLKANLETLLALLN; translated from the coding sequence ATGCGAAATTCTCTTCCACAGTCCCAACCAGTCACTCTAACCATCGCAGGCAGTGACTCAGGAGGTGGGGCTGGCATTCAGGCCGATTTACAGGCAATTGCAGCAACCGGGGCATTTGGAACCAGTGCTATTACTGCTGTAACTGCACAAAATACACAGGGCGTTGAAGACACGCACGTTCTGCCTCCTGAACAGGTGCAGGCGCAAATCACCGCTGTACTTGATGATTTTGATGTTGATGCAATCAAAACAGGAATGCTTGCGACTGCGGAAGTCATTGATGCCGTGGCTGATGTTGTCGCTGACTATGATATTCCAATGGTTGTTGATCCTGTTATGATCGCAGCAACTGGTGATCGACTGCTATCTGAAGATGCAGAAGATTCCTATTATACACTCTTTGAACATGCTGATATAATTACTCCTAATGCCGATGAAGCAGAAACGCTCGCTAAAACCCATATCAATGACAACGATTCAGCTATTGAGGCGGGACGTGAGCTTTTAGAGTCTGGAACTGGTGCCGTCTTGCTCAAAGGTGGACACATTGCTACTGATCCTGTTGAAGACATCCTGATCACTGATACCGATGTAACGGTCTTCACTCATCCTCGGGTTAATACATCTGCTTCGCATGGATCCGGATGCGCTCTTGCTGCTTCCATTGCTGGACGGCTCTCCCACGGACAAGACATACATAGTGCTGTAGATGAAGCAACTAGTTTTCTTGGCCGAGCTATTCGATATCACTATGACATTGGAGAAGGGTCTGGCGCAGTTAATCATTTAGTTGATCTCCGAAATCGTGCTACCAAGACCAAGACACAGTCTACAGTTAGTTCTCTGGTCAACGAAATTGCTGAAATATCTCCTCGAAAACTCATCCCTGAAGTCGGAATGACTGTCGTTGGGGCAACTCCATATGCTGAGTCTGTCGAAGATATCGCAGGTGTTGATGGTCGTATCAATCGCACAGTCAGCGGAATTTCTACCGATAGTGGTGTTCGATTTGGTGCTTCATCTCATGCTTCACGGTTTCTCCTTTCTGCCAGGGAGTACAATCCTAACCTCCGCTTTGCACTAAATGCCCGCTATGGCTCCGATGTTATGACCGCTCTCACTGATACTAGCTGGTCAATTGCCGAAGCCTCTCCTGTTGAGACAGACGATCATCAACAGCGGATACAACATCTGGTTGATGAAACATTTGATGACTCGACCTCTCCTAATGTCGTTGTTGACCGTGGGGGAATGTATTCCGAGCCACTTTGCTGGTTATTGACAGAGAATCCACAACCTCTCAAAGCAAACTTAGAAACTCTTCTGGCGCTGCTCAACTGA
- a CDS encoding uracil-DNA glycosylase family protein: MDDHVVTDCRRCSDLVASRSQIVNGTGDPNAELLLVGEAPGEKEDKHGEPFVGRSGDVLTQSLNQHGIEREDIRITNCVRCRPEGNRNPKTSELENCFHHLLTEIEVVSPDVIMTLGKVPTEQLLDRSISVTSAAGTVRDTRLNGEMYRILINIHPAATLYDPSQQETFNQTIKKASELVSSGEGQTRLGEY, from the coding sequence ATGGATGACCATGTCGTTACAGACTGTCGACGCTGCTCAGATCTGGTCGCATCGCGAAGCCAGATTGTTAATGGAACCGGTGATCCAAACGCAGAATTACTATTAGTTGGAGAAGCACCGGGAGAAAAAGAGGACAAACACGGCGAACCGTTTGTCGGAAGAAGTGGAGATGTGCTAACACAAAGTCTGAATCAACACGGAATCGAACGGGAAGATATCCGCATCACAAACTGTGTTCGCTGTCGGCCAGAAGGAAACCGAAATCCGAAGACATCTGAGCTTGAAAATTGCTTTCACCATCTTCTTACAGAAATCGAAGTAGTTAGTCCAGATGTTATCATGACATTAGGAAAAGTTCCAACGGAGCAACTATTAGATCGGTCTATTTCTGTTACCTCAGCTGCTGGGACAGTACGCGATACGAGGTTAAACGGAGAGATGTATCGGATATTGATTAATATTCATCCAGCAGCAACATTGTACGATCCAAGTCAGCAAGAAACATTTAATCAAACAATAAAGAAGGCCTCAGAACTCGTTAGCAGTGGTGAGGGTCAAACACGGCTTGGTGAATACTAA